From a single Lactococcus allomyrinae genomic region:
- a CDS encoding WxL domain-containing protein, with protein sequence MKKIITLSSTALTTLVLAASASPLSVLADTINTASSDNTVTFTAPTEVPDVENPTDPSEPPTVIPSQPGALAVDFASAIDFGSHTLDGATTTFTGGVTAGTTGDAGTPILAWHDLDGTSPAVNYEITAAVTTPFGMDGATVTYGGGELMNTSGAGVTGTTGVTASGDTTLGEDGTPETIITSTGALDGHYVDAFSGVSLYVPVASQTAGAHSATVTWTMTNAI encoded by the coding sequence ATGAAAAAAATTATTACTTTATCTTCAACAGCCCTTACAACTCTCGTATTAGCAGCTTCAGCTTCACCACTTAGTGTTTTGGCAGATACAATTAATACAGCTTCTTCAGACAATACGGTGACCTTTACAGCTCCTACTGAAGTTCCCGACGTAGAAAATCCAACAGACCCATCAGAACCACCTACAGTTATCCCTTCACAACCAGGTGCCTTAGCTGTAGACTTTGCTTCAGCAATTGATTTTGGAAGTCACACATTAGATGGTGCAACGACTACATTTACAGGAGGAGTGACAGCAGGAACAACTGGAGATGCAGGTACTCCAATTCTTGCTTGGCATGACCTTGATGGTACTTCACCAGCAGTTAATTATGAAATTACAGCAGCAGTCACTACACCTTTTGGTATGGATGGTGCAACCGTTACTTATGGTGGAGGTGAATTAATGAATACATCAGGTGCTGGTGTGACAGGTACTACAGGCGTTACAGCATCTGGAGATACCACACTCGGAGAAGATGGCACTCCTGAAACAATTATCACAAGTACGGGCGCCCTTGATGGTCATTATGTAGATGCATTTAGCGGAGTATCGCTTTATGTTCCAGTAGCTTCACAAACAGCAGGTGCTCATTCAGCAACAGTGACATGGACAATGACAAACGCTATTTAA
- a CDS encoding lectin-like domain-containing protein — MIKFKDLLKKITVISVLTILVGGFLSPALSLIFSSYSVKAATGTPTTLLPNSNVDTGNHEFTRTDMDVAGNWTSFGRGGASPSWSAGALNIINDKASQAGGAIFNYGVDFSQSLILTGAFKVDLDWAYDYAAGDSLGFVLSKINAQNIVGGQTGGGLGVAGLPESIFAGRDFYYNSDYNDPDVGRGVDGILLPNVSNMIAIRETSSGGTLLPAPSSASASVNGANWQAGSILNWRNVYTDYVQLKWNPTSGVGANGRVSGRLTMTYGSGADASGNITGQTGQIFDDCELNQMLSIGVVGSTGGHWSKMSYLTSSGYLKSTKATQPIRVNYINSVTGQVIQSAPYTTIKANVGDKIGVVSPTSSAIASDDYDYRAPDLSSSGYTFSGVSTGSTVNTTSTSQVGTVLVSNNDSYTSTGLITPVNNTINVYYQPSTVSASFISVYLGGTPGTTAISTSTGTGIVYATPSLTPTSPGKAPTLTAIPSILGSIGTSVSAPTLNIPDGYSVYGVVGPDDKSYLISTYGSVTATLNAALNANPLTLATDVVPSGCTNQFTIIFQPKNHYVDFKYAYDSNTPGIGNEPGLAPPSLPTTVVTQQGVTGQPLVDPGLSYTPIGAGYQVRSILVAYPDGNYSVSGGQITISHVFDKWPYMSYVYKNQELNVADADLHFTYQVGAMPQSGTVNFKYAVGTPGTDHSGNPVLDAQGNPEAVTSDAQGTLGLASALPEALTLSGKTGGVLDFDPRPSIPEGYAIDTITGPDGTIYTSDDTSNDSILHSALENNPYFKDVSQSTNSFTITLKALPSKAMIQMKLSEGDIPEGITIPEEQSFQLSQGLVGSPISNSDISNAIATLTTGGGVLDTTSALYNNWYVTDLVGPHDDTIDTTGIQNNATAVTKLTDLIAHTPYILSSDSKNIYTINMSYSGTLSLEVPETISFGSHEISGESVDSRGALSSDVSVYDERSAPSSWSMTVQQTAALTAYNTTTGLIIPSLNLDGALHFIDNLGTDTVLTGTSAPTVYNQTVGENSLVNVLNANSTTGAGLYLNVNPRQQVSTWQGSAITFKGAVTWTILDAP, encoded by the coding sequence ATGATAAAATTTAAAGACTTACTCAAAAAGATAACAGTCATTAGTGTGCTTACTATTCTTGTAGGTGGTTTTTTATCTCCTGCTCTAAGTTTAATTTTTAGCAGTTACTCAGTTAAAGCTGCGACGGGTACTCCTACAACACTTTTACCAAATTCAAATGTTGACACAGGGAACCATGAATTTACGAGAACAGATATGGATGTTGCAGGGAATTGGACAAGTTTCGGACGTGGTGGAGCATCTCCATCTTGGTCAGCTGGGGCGCTAAATATTATCAATGACAAGGCTAGCCAAGCTGGTGGAGCTATCTTCAATTATGGAGTAGATTTCAGCCAAAGTCTGATATTAACGGGGGCGTTCAAAGTTGATCTTGACTGGGCGTATGATTATGCAGCTGGAGATAGTTTGGGCTTTGTTTTGTCTAAAATAAATGCACAGAATATAGTCGGGGGACAAACTGGAGGAGGTCTTGGAGTCGCAGGGCTTCCAGAGAGTATTTTTGCTGGACGAGATTTCTATTACAATTCTGATTATAACGACCCTGATGTGGGACGGGGAGTTGATGGTATATTACTGCCCAATGTCTCTAATATGATTGCAATCCGAGAAACATCTTCGGGAGGTACTTTACTTCCAGCTCCTAGTAGTGCTTCAGCTTCTGTAAATGGTGCGAATTGGCAGGCGGGTTCAATACTAAACTGGAGGAATGTTTATACTGACTATGTTCAACTCAAATGGAATCCAACTAGTGGTGTTGGAGCAAACGGAAGAGTGTCAGGGAGATTAACAATGACCTATGGTTCGGGTGCTGATGCGAGTGGAAATATCACAGGGCAAACGGGACAAATTTTTGATGATTGCGAGCTTAACCAGATGTTATCTATTGGTGTAGTTGGTTCTACTGGAGGACATTGGTCCAAGATGAGCTATTTAACTTCTTCTGGATATCTGAAGTCAACTAAAGCAACTCAACCAATTAGAGTAAATTATATCAATTCAGTTACTGGTCAAGTCATTCAATCAGCACCTTATACTACAATTAAAGCAAATGTTGGAGATAAAATTGGTGTTGTAAGTCCAACGAGTTCAGCAATAGCCTCTGATGATTATGACTATAGAGCCCCAGATTTAAGTAGTTCAGGTTATACATTTTCTGGAGTTTCTACAGGCAGTACGGTAAACACAACGTCGACTTCACAAGTAGGAACAGTACTAGTTTCTAATAATGATTCATACACTAGTACGGGGCTAATAACCCCAGTGAATAATACGATAAATGTTTATTATCAGCCTTCGACAGTTTCAGCTTCATTTATATCAGTATATCTTGGAGGAACTCCAGGTACAACAGCTATTAGTACTAGTACAGGTACAGGAATTGTCTATGCGACTCCCTCTCTTACACCCACTTCCCCTGGTAAGGCACCAACCTTAACTGCTATTCCTTCAATATTGGGTTCAATTGGAACGAGCGTTTCTGCTCCCACTCTTAATATTCCTGATGGTTACAGTGTTTATGGAGTTGTTGGTCCAGATGATAAGTCATATTTGATCTCAACATACGGAAGTGTTACGGCTACACTGAATGCAGCTCTAAACGCTAATCCTTTGACATTGGCTACAGATGTGGTTCCTTCTGGGTGTACAAATCAGTTCACTATCATTTTTCAACCGAAAAATCACTATGTAGATTTTAAATATGCGTATGATTCTAACACTCCAGGGATAGGGAATGAACCAGGGCTGGCGCCTCCATCTTTACCAACAACAGTAGTGACTCAACAAGGAGTAACAGGTCAACCCTTAGTGGATCCAGGGTTATCTTATACGCCTATAGGTGCAGGATATCAAGTAAGGTCCATTTTAGTTGCTTATCCTGATGGTAATTATTCAGTGTCTGGTGGACAAATTACTATTTCGCATGTTTTTGATAAGTGGCCTTATATGTCGTATGTGTATAAGAATCAAGAACTTAATGTTGCTGATGCCGATTTACACTTTACTTATCAGGTTGGTGCCATGCCGCAATCAGGTACAGTTAACTTTAAATATGCAGTTGGAACACCAGGAACAGACCATTCGGGTAATCCTGTACTAGATGCTCAGGGAAATCCAGAAGCGGTCACAAGTGATGCACAAGGAACTTTAGGTCTTGCCTCTGCGTTACCAGAGGCGCTCACTTTAAGTGGGAAGACAGGTGGAGTTTTAGATTTCGATCCCAGACCGAGTATTCCAGAAGGATATGCGATTGATACGATAACTGGACCAGATGGTACGATCTATACGAGTGATGATACCTCAAACGACTCTATATTACATTCTGCCTTGGAAAATAATCCATATTTTAAAGACGTCTCACAAAGTACAAATAGCTTCACAATTACTTTGAAAGCATTGCCGTCAAAAGCGATGATTCAGATGAAATTAAGTGAAGGAGATATTCCAGAAGGTATTACAATACCAGAAGAACAAAGCTTTCAATTATCTCAAGGTTTAGTAGGGTCTCCTATTTCCAATTCGGACATTTCAAATGCAATAGCTACATTAACAACAGGTGGAGGTGTCCTTGATACAACAAGTGCCCTTTACAATAATTGGTATGTTACTGATTTGGTAGGTCCACATGATGATACGATAGATACTACTGGAATACAGAATAATGCGACAGCAGTAACAAAGTTAACTGATTTAATTGCTCATACGCCTTATATTTTGTCTTCGGATAGTAAGAATATTTATACTATTAATATGAGTTATTCTGGCACTTTATCTTTGGAAGTTCCTGAAACAATTTCTTTTGGTTCACATGAAATTTCGGGAGAAAGTGTAGATTCTAGAGGAGCACTAAGTAGTGATGTTTCAGTTTATGACGAACGTTCTGCTCCATCCTCTTGGAGTATGACGGTTCAACAGACTGCAGCACTTACTGCATATAATACAACAACAGGATTGATTATTCCTAGTTTAAATCTTGATGGTGCTTTGCATTTCATAGATAATTTAGGAACCGATACTGTTTTGACAGGTACATCAGCCCCAACTGTTTACAATCAAACGGTTGGAGAAAATAGTTTAGTGAATGTGCTGAATGCTAATAGTACAACTGGTGCAGGGTTATATTTGAATGTTAATCCTAGGCAACAAGTTTCTACTTGGCAAGGAAGTGCAATCACTTTTAAGGGGGCAGTGACTTGGACAATTTTAGATGCTCCATAA
- a CDS encoding Mu transposase domain-containing protein, producing the protein MPIFTIILILGCVKFSNFEGCKYSAPIRYNGHNVVLEIDEDYLEIYDGSVSVSEHKLSDKRFNLNKICHRVNHH; encoded by the coding sequence ATGCCTATATTTACGATTATCCTAATTCTCGGGTGCGTAAAGTTTTCAAATTTTGAGGGGTGTAAATACTCTGCTCCTATACGTTACAATGGTCATAATGTTGTTCTTGAAATTGATGAGGATTACTTAGAAATCTATGATGGAAGTGTGAGCGTTTCTGAGCATAAACTCAGTGATAAACGATTCAATCTTAATAAAATCTGTCATAGAGTGAATCATCACTAA
- a CDS encoding MurR/RpiR family transcriptional regulator has product MMDYNYEKVQTLNDLESSIFEYILKNETIASTMSIREMADVVHVSTATVMRMTKKLGFSGWKEFCYHLKNSVRELKVSTQYHENIRQFEFFLRNLSESEYIYKVSDAVALISNAKRIIFIGVGTSGALAEYGARYFSNSGLESHAITDLHQSLRARVGEDSLVVILSVSGETSLLVKSIIELKSKDIKIIVITNHDDSTLSKFSNITLSYEFKEIFSNYDAIENLTSSLPVIALIEILVSKVTESKKV; this is encoded by the coding sequence ATGATGGATTATAACTATGAAAAAGTTCAAACACTTAATGATTTAGAATCCTCTATTTTTGAGTATATTCTTAAAAATGAGACTATTGCTAGTACAATGAGCATAAGAGAAATGGCAGATGTTGTGCATGTTTCTACTGCAACTGTGATGAGAATGACAAAAAAGTTAGGTTTCAGTGGCTGGAAGGAATTTTGTTATCATTTAAAAAATTCGGTAAGAGAACTTAAGGTCTCTACACAATACCATGAGAATATTCGTCAATTTGAATTTTTTTTAAGAAATCTGTCTGAAAGTGAATACATATATAAAGTATCGGATGCAGTGGCACTTATTTCAAATGCTAAACGAATAATTTTTATTGGAGTTGGAACTTCAGGTGCTTTGGCTGAATATGGTGCACGATATTTTTCAAATAGCGGTTTGGAAAGTCACGCAATTACTGATCTACACCAATCACTTAGAGCACGTGTTGGAGAAGATAGTTTAGTTGTTATTTTGTCTGTTTCTGGTGAAACGAGTTTATTAGTTAAATCAATTATTGAGTTAAAATCAAAAGACATTAAAATAATTGTGATAACAAATCATGATGATAGTACATTATCTAAGTTTTCTAATATTACTCTTAGTTATGAATTTAAGGAGATATTTTCTAACTATGATGCTATAGAAAATTTGACATCATCTCTGCCTGTTATTGCGTTAATAGAAATACTAGTATCAAAAGTTACGGAAAGTAAAAAGGTGTGA
- a CDS encoding LPXTG cell wall anchor domain-containing protein: MKKIIVIAFLLFVVAPPVRADASTVEEQVSVFFIANPNLPQSPAPGIPPDGNPVQVTISKGSLPKTGEKQSSLLPLGMVTMIIAAFLLLQKKKDVI; the protein is encoded by the coding sequence ATGAAAAAGATTATTGTTATAGCTTTTCTCTTATTTGTGGTAGCACCGCCAGTAAGAGCAGATGCTAGTACTGTGGAAGAACAGGTGTCGGTGTTCTTTATCGCCAATCCCAATCTTCCTCAATCACCAGCACCAGGAATTCCCCCAGATGGTAATCCTGTGCAAGTTACAATTTCTAAAGGAAGCCTTCCTAAGACTGGAGAAAAGCAGTCTAGCTTACTTCCTCTAGGTATGGTTACCATGATTATAGCAGCTTTTCTTCTTTTGCAAAAGAAGAAAGACGTAATCTAA
- the spx gene encoding Spx/MgsR family RNA polymerase-binding regulatory protein: MLEFAERLKTLRIEKNLRQIDIARALNKRHGAVSAWEKGKAKPKMKIISKLAELLDSTEDYLLGRTKTRDNEIILYTRKSCPSSKKAKRWLENHGIRFKEIDLLSKPLTKIEFVRLLQLTENGTKALIGERSSAYQKLKRKMDFNELTIRELTDYIQEYPTLLKTPIIHDEKQIQVGFNEERIRSFIPRVRRNLI; encoded by the coding sequence ATGTTAGAATTTGCGGAACGATTAAAAACACTAAGAATTGAAAAAAATTTGAGACAAATTGATATAGCGAGAGCTTTAAATAAAAGACATGGTGCAGTTTCAGCTTGGGAAAAAGGAAAAGCTAAACCCAAAATGAAAATAATAAGTAAACTTGCGGAACTTTTAGATAGTACGGAAGATTATTTATTAGGGCGTACTAAAACTAGAGATAATGAGATTATATTGTACACAAGAAAATCTTGCCCCTCTTCTAAAAAAGCGAAAAGATGGCTAGAAAATCATGGAATTCGCTTTAAAGAAATTGATCTTTTGAGTAAACCACTCACTAAAATAGAATTTGTACGATTGCTCCAGTTGACTGAGAATGGAACTAAAGCACTTATTGGAGAGAGAAGTTCTGCTTATCAGAAGTTAAAGCGAAAGATGGATTTTAATGAATTAACAATCCGTGAGCTTACAGATTATATCCAAGAATATCCGACGTTACTCAAGACTCCAATAATACACGATGAAAAACAAATACAAGTTGGTTTCAATGAAGAACGGATCAGAAGTTTTATCCCAAGAGTGAGACGCAATCTAATTTAA
- a CDS encoding glycoside hydrolase family 1 protein → MNKQLPKGFFWGNSTSSMQTEGGWNEGGKGLSVYDTDKAGRNAKDWQVTVDHFHDYTQDFDLMKSMNMNMYRFQISWSRIVPDGDGAFNEEGIAFYSQLIDDLLARGIEPMICLYHFDMPLALAEKYNGFLSRHVKEAFVRFGQEMMRRFAPRVNYWIVFNEHNLYFADGFENYSGVLKKESTLSDVYTVFHHTMLAHCELTQFLHENFEAKIGGMLAATEVYPASISAKDNLYVRKFDEFYNRNLCDVYAFGHYSKEVLTFVNNREIDMDWQAGDEEILNRGISDFISFSYYRSVLLDASQLSEEDAPNSYLTKGMRLNPLLVHNEWGWSIDPEGFRGMLGKLYHEFGLPVFPIENGIGQQEIWDGSNEIQDDLRISYHRKHLQAMCNAIFIDGVEVLGYLGWGLIDIPASSGQTEKRYGAVYVDYETQQRIPKKSFHWFKKVFLSNGSNLE, encoded by the coding sequence ATGAATAAACAACTGCCAAAGGGATTTTTCTGGGGGAATTCCACGTCATCAATGCAAACAGAAGGTGGCTGGAATGAAGGTGGGAAAGGCTTGTCTGTTTATGACACAGATAAAGCAGGACGTAATGCCAAAGATTGGCAAGTAACGGTTGACCATTTTCATGATTACACACAAGATTTTGATTTAATGAAGTCGATGAATATGAATATGTATCGTTTTCAGATTTCCTGGTCGCGTATTGTTCCAGATGGGGATGGCGCATTCAATGAAGAAGGAATTGCTTTTTATAGTCAGCTGATTGATGATTTGCTAGCGCGCGGCATTGAGCCAATGATTTGTTTGTATCATTTTGATATGCCCCTAGCGCTTGCAGAAAAATACAATGGATTTCTTAGCCGTCATGTCAAGGAGGCTTTTGTACGCTTTGGTCAGGAAATGATGCGTCGCTTTGCACCGCGTGTGAATTATTGGATTGTATTCAATGAGCATAATTTGTATTTTGCCGATGGATTTGAGAATTATTCAGGGGTCCTAAAAAAGGAATCGACACTTTCTGACGTATACACTGTTTTTCATCATACTATGCTTGCGCATTGCGAATTAACTCAATTTTTACATGAAAATTTTGAGGCAAAAATTGGTGGAATGCTAGCAGCGACAGAGGTTTATCCTGCTTCAATATCAGCAAAAGATAATTTATATGTACGGAAATTTGATGAGTTTTATAATCGTAATCTTTGTGATGTTTATGCTTTTGGTCATTATTCTAAAGAGGTATTGACTTTTGTGAATAATCGTGAGATTGATATGGATTGGCAAGCGGGGGATGAGGAGATTTTGAACCGAGGAATTTCAGATTTTATTTCATTTTCTTATTATCGGTCAGTTTTACTAGATGCTTCGCAATTGTCAGAGGAGGATGCACCCAATAGTTATTTGACCAAGGGAATGCGGCTCAATCCGCTACTTGTACATAATGAGTGGGGGTGGTCAATTGATCCTGAAGGCTTCAGAGGAATGCTTGGTAAGCTTTATCATGAGTTTGGTCTGCCCGTTTTTCCGATTGAAAATGGAATTGGTCAGCAAGAAATTTGGGATGGTAGTAATGAAATTCAGGATGATTTGCGAATTTCCTATCATCGTAAACATCTTCAAGCGATGTGTAATGCAATATTCATTGATGGTGTGGAAGTTCTTGGCTATTTGGGTTGGGGGTTAATTGATATTCCTGCATCAAGTGGTCAGACTGAGAAACGTTATGGTGCTGTTTACGTGGATTATGAAACACAACAGCGTATTCCTAAAAAATCATTTCATTGGTTCAAAAAAGTATTCTTAAGTAATGGAAGTAATCTAGAATAA